In one Granulicella cerasi genomic region, the following are encoded:
- a CDS encoding alpha/beta hydrolase: MKSLRYVSLSLVLGTSFAAHAQLSEDHNFRKDVAVVYAQGVHGPLLADAYVPNGKGPFPGVLFIHGGGWKTGDRNQMNKLIRDTTNAGFSSFTIEYDMDPVLFPHSLNESLAALEYFRSHAKEFKLDPTRIAVAGSSAGGELAALVALSPQPRAVDGQPAGAPIAPVQAAVILNGVLDLRALGDKSGMVTEYLGGHCTEKPEACKDASPVEHVHAGAPPFYVGHGTADQTVPYSQAEAFTAALYAAKVPVQFYGAQNGPHTYWMRPEFYAGNTTSILQFLQTALKSTTK; this comes from the coding sequence ATGAAGAGCCTTCGATACGTCTCGCTATCGCTCGTCCTGGGCACCTCATTCGCGGCCCACGCGCAGTTGTCCGAGGACCACAACTTCCGCAAGGATGTAGCGGTCGTTTATGCCCAGGGCGTGCATGGTCCACTACTCGCCGACGCCTACGTGCCGAATGGTAAAGGCCCGTTTCCGGGAGTGCTCTTCATTCATGGCGGCGGCTGGAAGACTGGCGATCGGAACCAGATGAACAAGCTGATCCGGGACACGACGAATGCAGGCTTCTCGAGCTTCACCATCGAGTACGACATGGACCCTGTGCTCTTTCCGCATTCGCTGAACGAGTCGCTTGCGGCGCTCGAGTACTTCCGCAGCCATGCGAAAGAGTTCAAGCTCGACCCCACTCGAATAGCCGTCGCGGGAAGCTCCGCAGGAGGGGAGCTCGCTGCTCTGGTGGCGCTCTCTCCGCAGCCTCGCGCGGTCGACGGCCAACCTGCAGGCGCGCCGATCGCGCCAGTGCAGGCCGCGGTGATTCTCAATGGCGTGCTCGACCTTCGAGCGCTTGGGGACAAGAGCGGCATGGTGACCGAGTATCTCGGCGGCCACTGCACCGAGAAACCGGAGGCCTGCAAGGACGCGTCCCCCGTCGAACACGTACATGCTGGCGCGCCGCCTTTCTATGTAGGCCACGGAACGGCAGATCAAACGGTCCCGTACTCGCAAGCGGAGGCCTTTACAGCAGCGCTCTATGCGGCGAAGGTGCCCGTGCAATTCTACGGCGCGCAGAATGGTCCGCACACCTACTGGATGAGGCCAGAGTTCTACGCTGGCAATACGACGTCGATCCTTCAGTTCCTGCAAACCGCGTTGAAGAGCACAACGAAGTAG
- a CDS encoding glycoside hydrolase family 55 protein, protein MPDEPNAVVLKAATFDQGDASDALQAAIDRVQHTTRRGVVFIPSGHYRITHTIAIWSGIRLVGYGTTRPLLELPPNTDGFHDTTRRYLLQFSGERPESSTAAPPNANSSTFHSGMMNVDIVLGDGNPDAVAIRFHVAQHGLLSHVDVDAGNSFAALEDAGGTLTDVSFHRGHFGIFTHQTSPGWPFLVMDSSFAEQTEAAVRLYEVQGIFVRDRIEKTPVAFWLESSKPVSLSADSLTLRNISFAALRPTGSTAENLSLALRNIDADDVPVFALQPKAAEHDGLLERKAVARLYRVERFNAGIHVRSQSQPDSIVEQTWEAHVLSAPPSPKKSTVPALPADSTWVSVRTFGAAGDGSTDDTAALQRAIDSGKPLYLPRGRYRIDRPLQLRRDSVLIGLNPITSVIVLNDSATAFTGPTTRAMVETTRGCSNILSGVGLETGGLIASAAALLWRCGEQSLVDDLRILGGHGTALPDGSYRATYNEKHTADPDPRREWNREPASILVRGGGGTFRNIWSPNTYAKSALDVADSRLPTQVYMLSAEHHLEHEVVLHNVSRWSFVGLQTESERADGAHALPLLITDGRDLRFDTAIFYRVSRSTASAPTAVQLNGCDRCSFFNISNASGSPYPFDATIVTARPKDVIASHRFNWWQTP, encoded by the coding sequence TTGCCTGATGAGCCGAACGCGGTGGTCCTCAAGGCTGCAACCTTCGACCAGGGCGACGCGAGCGACGCACTGCAAGCAGCCATCGACCGCGTACAACACACGACTCGACGCGGCGTCGTCTTCATCCCTTCCGGGCACTACAGGATTACCCATACCATCGCCATCTGGTCTGGCATCCGACTTGTGGGCTACGGAACGACTCGCCCGCTGCTGGAACTGCCGCCGAACACAGACGGCTTCCACGACACGACGCGGCGCTACCTGCTACAGTTCTCCGGCGAGCGTCCCGAGAGTTCAACGGCTGCGCCTCCCAATGCGAACTCGAGTACCTTCCACAGCGGGATGATGAACGTCGACATCGTTCTCGGCGACGGCAATCCAGATGCGGTGGCCATCCGCTTTCACGTCGCGCAGCATGGTCTGCTTTCGCACGTTGACGTGGACGCCGGTAACTCTTTCGCCGCGCTGGAAGATGCAGGCGGAACACTCACCGACGTCTCCTTTCACCGCGGACACTTCGGCATCTTCACGCATCAGACTTCGCCCGGTTGGCCATTCCTCGTGATGGACTCCTCTTTCGCAGAGCAGACCGAAGCGGCCGTCCGGCTCTACGAAGTCCAGGGCATCTTCGTGCGCGATCGCATCGAGAAAACACCTGTCGCTTTCTGGCTGGAGTCCTCCAAGCCGGTCTCGCTTTCAGCGGATTCTCTTACGCTACGCAACATCAGTTTCGCGGCGCTCCGCCCCACAGGAAGCACCGCAGAGAACCTCTCGCTTGCACTTCGCAACATCGATGCAGACGATGTTCCGGTCTTCGCTCTGCAGCCCAAGGCTGCGGAGCACGATGGCTTGCTCGAGCGCAAAGCTGTGGCACGGCTCTACCGCGTGGAGCGCTTCAACGCGGGGATTCACGTGCGCAGTCAGTCACAGCCTGACTCGATCGTCGAGCAAACGTGGGAAGCTCATGTCCTTTCAGCTCCGCCTTCGCCGAAGAAGTCCACGGTGCCCGCCCTTCCAGCGGACTCGACATGGGTGAGCGTACGAACCTTTGGCGCTGCAGGCGATGGCAGCACCGACGACACCGCCGCATTGCAACGCGCCATCGACTCCGGCAAACCGCTGTATCTCCCACGCGGGCGATACCGCATTGACCGTCCGCTACAGCTTCGCCGCGATAGCGTCCTCATCGGCTTGAACCCTATCACCAGCGTCATCGTCCTGAACGACAGCGCCACCGCCTTCACAGGCCCGACAACTCGTGCGATGGTCGAGACCACGCGCGGATGCTCCAACATCCTGAGCGGGGTTGGCCTGGAGACCGGTGGATTGATCGCCTCCGCCGCAGCTCTGCTCTGGCGTTGCGGTGAGCAATCGCTGGTAGACGATTTGCGCATCCTCGGCGGACACGGCACAGCTCTGCCCGACGGAAGCTATCGCGCAACGTACAACGAAAAGCACACGGCCGATCCGGATCCGCGTCGCGAGTGGAACCGCGAACCCGCCAGCATCCTCGTCCGCGGCGGAGGCGGAACCTTCCGTAACATCTGGAGTCCAAACACGTACGCAAAGTCCGCGCTGGATGTTGCCGACTCCCGCTTGCCCACGCAGGTATACATGCTCTCCGCAGAGCACCACCTGGAGCACGAGGTCGTGCTCCACAACGTATCCCGCTGGAGTTTTGTTGGCCTGCAAACGGAGTCAGAGCGCGCCGATGGCGCACACGCTCTTCCACTTCTCATTACGGATGGACGCGATCTTCGCTTCGACACCGCGATCTTCTATCGCGTTTCGAGAAGCACCGCCAGCGCTCCTACCGCTGTGCAGTTGAACGGCTGTGATCGCTGCAGCTTCTTCAACATCTCGAACGCGAGTGGATCGCCATACCCCTTCGACGCGACCATCGTAACGGCGCGGCCGAAGGACGTCATCGCGAGCCACCGGTTCAACTGGTGGCAGACGCCTTAG
- a CDS encoding porin family protein produces MILFSGHAWGQASVYGEFSAGRLGSNAPLEWLYGGTVGVNMQITSLGRRALFLGDVQARGGWHNGTSLTSISIGPRVAFPLRGAITPYAGFQVGIGRFSAPANIHTTDSLYGFNGGVQKRLRSHLDAVVDYSWTQLNYNFQQYAPQTVSAGLVWQFSDNAGFDRKKPTKRKRR; encoded by the coding sequence ATGATTTTGTTCAGCGGTCACGCCTGGGGACAGGCGTCGGTCTACGGCGAGTTTTCTGCAGGCCGCCTAGGCAGCAATGCGCCTTTGGAATGGCTCTATGGTGGTACGGTTGGCGTGAATATGCAGATCACTTCGCTTGGCCGTCGTGCGCTCTTTCTTGGCGACGTGCAGGCGCGCGGCGGATGGCACAACGGCACCAGCCTCACTTCCATTTCGATCGGGCCGCGCGTGGCGTTTCCGTTGCGCGGAGCCATCACGCCTTATGCAGGCTTTCAGGTGGGAATCGGGCGTTTCAGCGCGCCCGCAAACATCCATACGACTGATAGCCTCTATGGATTCAATGGCGGCGTGCAAAAGCGTCTGCGGTCCCATCTCGACGCGGTGGTGGACTATAGCTGGACGCAGTTGAACTACAACTTCCAGCAGTATGCGCCGCAGACGGTGAGCGCGGGATTGGTGTGGCAGTTCTCCGACAACGCTGGCTTTGACCGCAAGAAGCCGACGAAGCGCAAGCGACGCTAA
- the manD gene encoding D-mannonate dehydratase ManD, with amino-acid sequence MKITAAKLIITSPDRNFVTLKIETDEGIYGLGDATLNGRELAVASYLSEHVIPCLIGRDPFDIEDIWQYLYRGAYWRRGPVTMSAIAAVDVALWDIKGKALNTPVYNLLGGRSRQGVLVYTHANGADIEQALDSVREHMEEGYLAVRAQAGVPGVASSYGVPKPGKAYEPAERGLPGESLWSTERYLNFAPKLFERLRSELGPDVHLLHDVHHRLTPIEAARLGKALEPYHLFWMEDPCPAELQEGFELIRKHTTTPIATGEVFNSVWDAHDLIRNQLIDYIRMTIVHGGGITHAKKTADFAAMYHVRTGFHGATDLSPITMAAALHFGTAIHNFGIQEHMHHTALTDEVFPHHYSFENGYMTPGDAPGLGVDIDEVLAAKYPYQRAYLPIARKLDGTLTDW; translated from the coding sequence ATGAAAATCACCGCCGCGAAACTCATCATCACCTCGCCCGATCGCAACTTCGTCACGCTCAAGATCGAAACCGATGAAGGCATTTATGGCCTCGGCGACGCCACGCTGAACGGTCGCGAACTCGCAGTCGCCAGCTACCTCAGCGAGCACGTCATTCCCTGCCTCATCGGCCGCGACCCGTTCGACATCGAAGACATCTGGCAGTATCTCTATCGCGGCGCCTACTGGCGTCGCGGCCCCGTGACGATGAGCGCAATCGCCGCCGTCGATGTGGCTCTGTGGGACATCAAAGGCAAGGCTCTGAACACGCCGGTGTACAACCTGCTCGGCGGCCGCAGTCGTCAGGGCGTGCTGGTCTACACGCATGCCAACGGCGCAGACATCGAGCAGGCGCTCGACTCTGTACGCGAGCATATGGAAGAAGGCTATCTCGCGGTGCGCGCGCAGGCGGGTGTCCCCGGAGTCGCCAGCAGCTACGGCGTACCGAAGCCCGGTAAAGCCTATGAGCCCGCGGAGCGTGGCCTGCCGGGCGAAAGCCTCTGGTCCACCGAGCGCTATCTCAACTTCGCACCGAAGCTCTTCGAGCGCCTGCGCTCCGAGCTGGGTCCGGACGTTCATCTACTGCACGATGTTCACCATCGCCTGACGCCGATCGAAGCGGCGCGTCTCGGCAAAGCACTTGAGCCTTACCACCTTTTCTGGATGGAAGACCCCTGCCCAGCCGAGCTCCAGGAAGGCTTCGAGCTCATCCGCAAACACACGACGACTCCGATCGCCACCGGCGAAGTCTTCAACTCCGTGTGGGATGCGCATGACCTCATCCGCAATCAGCTCATCGATTACATCCGCATGACCATCGTGCACGGCGGAGGCATCACGCACGCGAAGAAGACGGCTGACTTCGCCGCGATGTATCACGTGCGCACCGGCTTCCACGGCGCTACCGATCTTTCGCCGATTACGATGGCGGCTGCACTGCACTTCGGCACAGCTATCCACAACTTCGGCATCCAGGAGCACATGCACCACACTGCGCTCACGGACGAAGTCTTCCCGCATCACTACAGCTTTGAGAACGGCTACATGACGCCGGGTGATGCTCCCGGGCTCGGCGTAGACATCGATGAAGTGCTCGCGGCGAAGTATCCGTATCAGCGCGCCTATCTTCCCATCGCACGCAAGCTCGATGGCACCCTGACGGACTGGTAA